Below is a genomic region from Planctomycetota bacterium.
GGCACGGAAGTCAAACAGCTCCGCGTCGGCCAAGCCCAGATGGCGGACGCGTTCGCACGCATCGAGCACGGCAAACTGCTGCTCCAAGGCGTGCACATCGACCCGTATCCGCACGCCAGCGAGCAGGCCAACCACGACCCGCGTCGCCTACGCACGTTGCTTGCCCACAAGCGTGAGATTCGCCAACTCGAAGCCGAAACCCGCGAACGCGGCGTAACACTCGTTCCGCTTGAAATCTACTTCAAAGACGGCCGAGCCAAAGTCGAACTCGGCGTCGGCCGCGGCAAACGCGCTGCTGACAAACGCGAGAGCATCAAGAAGAAAGACGCCGAACGCGAAATGCGCCGCGCCGAGCGGCAGCGTTACTGACGTCCGTCATCCTGAGCGAGCGCAGCGAGTCGAAGGACCTCGCCTGTGCGATGTTGTAGAACCAGGCGAGGTCCATCGGCTGTGCTCGGGATGACGGTGAAAACGTGACGCTCATTGACGTCGCAGCAGGCCGACGCTTGCGACGCCCACGAGGGCTAGCGACGTCGGCTCCGGAACGGGCGTGCCGAGGAACTCCTCCAAGTAGAGCGACGCGAAGTGCAGCTTCTCCACCGGTCCGTTCCCGCCAGGGGAGAGAATCGTGTAAATGCTGTCGCTGTCGAGG
It encodes:
- the smpB gene encoding SsrA-binding protein SmpB → MAKKGKKKGLAEPGRIINRKARFDYQIGRTLECGIRLVGTEVKQLRVGQAQMADAFARIEHGKLLLQGVHIDPYPHASEQANHDPRRLRTLLAHKREIRQLEAETRERGVTLVPLEIYFKDGRAKVELGVGRGKRAADKRESIKKKDAEREMRRAERQRY